In Brachypodium distachyon strain Bd21 chromosome 2, Brachypodium_distachyon_v3.0, whole genome shotgun sequence, one genomic interval encodes:
- the LOC100830203 gene encoding potassium transporter 6, whose amino-acid sequence MERRADSNGDIILEIASSGSSWNRPPGGETEEPGDGHISGAGGEFAAPRRELSFSHAYRTGHRKPQEFTAWQTAVLAFQSLGIVYGDLGTSPLYVFQSIVLPGAGETDFLGILSLILWTLTLMSLVKYVLIVLRADDHGEGGTFALYSLLRQHVSFKGGGMAAPSQLAARLPSDLNLRFHSKKKEKRPSWMHGFLERSVTAQSCITIIVLLGTCMVMGDGALTPAISVLSAVQGIQSRSPKIEQKHVVMLTVVILLLLFLFQQLGTSKVSFSFSPIMIAWFLSISMIGLYNIVVHYPPVLKAVSPHYIYYYFARNGRVGWEQLGAIILCITGAEAMFADLGHFNKASIQLAFSTLVFPSLILAYSGQAAYLIKNPGDLSTAFYSSIPGPLFWPMFVVSTLAAIVASQSLISASFSIIRQSIALGCFPRATIRHTSDRYEGQVYCPEVNYLLMVLCILITVGFQGGPEIGHAFGVAVIWVMLITTALMTVVMVVIWDVRPVWAGAFFLSYLAIEGMYMSSLMTKVAQGGWVPFAISAFFLAITLSWTYGRKKKSEYEASHMIAGPELASIVARCARVPGVCFFFTDLMNGVPPIVRHYAEHTGCLRELLLFVTVRTLHVRSVLPEERFLLAPPAAAADDEPLPAGVYRSVVQYGYMDKQDLEGDELLESVVAALREAAGVGGDEEAEMMELARRRGVGIVIGRTILTAGEGLGWFKRFVLELYRFLQKNFRSSCSTLKIDYAKTLQVGMKYKID is encoded by the exons ATGGAGCGACGTGCCGACTCGAACGGCGACATCATCCTGGAGATCGCGTCCTCTGGGTCCTCCTGGAACCGGCCGCCCGGCGGCGAAACCGAAGAGCCCGGGGATGGCCATAtaagcggcgccggcggcgaatTCGCCGCGCCTCGCCGGGAACTGAGCTTCAGCCATGCCTACAGGACGGGGCACCGCAAACCTCAG GAGTTCACGGCGTGGCAGACGGCGGTGCTGGCGTTCCAGTCGCTGGGCATCGTGTACGGGGACCTGGGGACGTCGCCGCTGTACGTGTTCCAGTCCATCGTGCTGCCGGGCGCCGGGGAGACGGACTTCCTGGGCATCCTCAGCCTCATCCTCTGGACGCTCACGCTCATGAGCCTCGTCAAGTACGTGCTCATCGTGCTCCGCGCCGACGACCACGGCGAGGGCGGCACCTTCGCGCTCTACTCGCTGCTGCGCCAGCACGTCAGCTTCAAGGGCGGGGGCATGGCGGCGCCGTCCCAGCTCGCCGCCAGGCTGCCCTCCGACCTAAACCTCAGGTTCCACagcaagaagaaggagaagaggccGTCCTGGATGCACGGCTTCCTGGAACGCAGCGTCACGGCGCAGTCTTGCATCACCATCATCGTGCTCCTCGGCACCTGCATGGTCATGGGCGACGGCGCCCTCACTCCGGCCATCTCTG TTCTTTCGGCCGTTCAGGGGATCCAGTCAAGATCACCGAAGATCGAACAGA AGCACGTGGTGATGCTGACGGTGGtgatcctgctgctgctgttcctgTTCCAGCAGCTGGGCACCAGCAAGGTGAGCTTCTCCTTCTCGCCGATCATGATCGCCTGGTTCCTGTCCATCTCCATGATCGGGCTCTACAACATTGTCGTGCACTACCCGCCGGTCCTCAAAGCTGTCTCGCCGCACTACATCTACTACTACTTCGCCCGGAACGGCAGGGTCGGCTGGGAGCAACTCGGGGCCATCATCCTCTGCATTACCG GTGCTGAAGCTATGTTTGCTGACTTGGGTCACTTCAACAAGGCGTCAATTCAG TTGGCGTTCTCGACATTGGTGTTCCCGTCATTGATCCTGGCATATTCCGGCCAAGCGGCGTACCTGATCAAGAACCCGGGGGACCTGAGCACGGCGTTCTACAGCAGCATCCCGGGGCCGCTGTTCTGGCCCATGTTCGTGGTGTCGACGCTGGCGGCCATCGTGGCGAGCCAGTCGCTCATCTCGGCCAGCTTCTCCATCATCCGGCAGTCCATCGCGCTCGGCTGCTTTCCGCGGGCCACCATTCGGCACACCTCGGACCGGTACGAGGGCCAGGTGTACTGCCCGGAGGTCAACTACCTGCTCATGGTGCTCTGCATCCTCATCACCGTCGGCTTCCAGGGGGGGCCGGAGATCGGCCACGCCTTCGGGGTCGCCGTCATCTGGGTCATGCTCATCACCACGGCGCTCATGACGGTGGTCATGGTGGTCATCTGGGACGTGCGGCCCGTGTGGGCGGGGGCCTTCTTCCTGAGCTACCTCGCCATCGAAGGCATGTACATGAGCTCGCTGATGACGAAAGTGGCGCAGGGCGGCTGGGTGCCCTTCGCCATCTCGGCCTTCTTCCTGGCGATCACGCTGTCGTGGACCTacggcaggaagaagaagagcgagTACGAGGCGTCCCACATGATCGCCGGCCCCGAGCTCGCCTCCATCGTGGCCAGGTGCGCGCGCGTCCCCGGGGTGTGCTTCTTCTTCACGGACCTCATGAACGGCGTGCCCCCCATCGTGCGGCATTACGCCGAACACACTGGGTGCCTCcgcgagctgctgctgttcgTCACCGTCAGGACGCTGCACGTGAGGTCGGTGCTCCCCGAGGAGCGGTTCCTCCTGGCGCcgcccgcggcagcggcggacgACGAGCCGCTGCCCGCGGGGGTGTACAGATCCGTGGTGCAGTACGGGTACATGGACAAGCAGGACTTGGAAGGGGACGAGCTCTTGGAGTCCGTGGTGGCCGCGCTCAGggaggccgccggcgtcggcggcgacgaggaagcCGAGATGATGGAGCTCGCGCGGAGGAGAGGGGTCGGCATCGTCATCGGGAGGACCATCCTGACGGCGGGCGAAGGGCTTGGCTGGTTCAAGAGGTTCGTCCTGGAGCTCTACCGGTTCCTGCAGAAGAACTTCAGGTCCAGCTGCTCAACACTGAAGATCGATTATGCCAAGACACTGCAGGTTGGCATGAAGTATAAGATCGATTAG